The segment CTCTTCTAGAACATTACTGATATCTATTTTATCACTTCATTGCGGGTGACTTCGAGCTTTTTATCCTGAGAGCTTCTCATAATTACTATCGAAATGAAATCGTAAAAAGGGGCATGGAATTCCAGAAAATTTTGCGTTATAATAAGGTCAAGCCACCTTGAGATAACGGTTTTCCTAAAAAATGAACTTTTCCACTTGAAAAATAAAACGTTTACATATATGATAATAGTATATGAGATCGATAGTTTGTTTAGTAAACAAATTAAAACATAAGAGGAGGAGACATAAATGAAATAGTTTTAACCGGAAAATCAAAGACTACTACACACAAAAATGAAGAAAGGTTGATGAAATTGAAAACATTTATTACCGATGATTTCCTATTATATAATGAAACAGCAAAAGACCTCTATCATAATACAGCAAAACATTTACCGATCATAGATTACCATAATCACCTGAACCATGATGAAATTCTGCAGGATAAAAATTACAATAACTTGTCTGAAATTTGGCTTGCCGGTGATCATTATAAATGGAGAGCGATGCGGGCGAATGGTGCGGATGAAGCTTATGTTACCGGAGACAAGAGTGATTACGAGAAATTTCTAGCATGGGCTAAAACAGTGCCAAATACATTCGGTAATCCGTTGTACCACTGGACGCATCTGGAATTATTACGTTATTTTGATATAGATGAAGTGCTCAATGAAGAATCAGCACCGGCCATTTGGGAGGAAGCAAATCGAAAGCTTCGTGCACCGGAGCTGTCAGTAAGGTCTATGCTTAAAAAAGACAATGTGGAATTTGTCGGAACAACAGATGATCCAACAGATGACCTCGCAAACCATATTCAATTAGCGAAGGAAGGCTTTTCTCCTAAAGTGTCACCATCTTTCCGTCCGGATAAGGGATTGGGCATTGAAAAAGATGACTTCCTGCCATGGGTGGAAAAGTTAGGTCAGGTCACGAGCGCTACGATTGAAACCTATGATGCTTTCCTTGATGCATTAGCCAAACGCGTAGATTATTTTGATGAGCATGGCTGCAGAAGCTCGGATCACGGGATCAATGTGTTATATTATGAAAAAGCATCAAAAGATGAAGTTGCCTCTGTTTTTGCAAAACGCTTAAAAGGGGAAGAGCTTTCTGCAAAAGAAGTGGATCAATTTAAAACATATACATTGCTCTCGCTCGGAGAATTATACGCAGATAAAGGCTGGGCTATGCAACTTCACATCAGCCCACTCAGAAATAATAATACGAAAATGTTTAAAAAACTTGGACCTGACAGTGGTTTTGACTCCATTAACGATCCGCAAATTGCTGAAAAGCTGGCAGCGTTACTGGATGCACTAGAAGAAAGAGATAAACTACCAAAAACAATTTTGTATAGCTTAAATGCGAATCATTATGATGTGCTCGGGGCAATGGCAGGTAATTATCAGAACGCTGAAATCCCTGGAAAGGTTCAGTTTGGAACTGCATGGTGGTTTAATGATACAATTGATGGCATGGAGAACCAAATGAAGACATTGGCAAACATCGGACTAATCAGTAATTTCATTGGAATGCTTACTGATTCGAGAAGTTTCCTGTCATTCTCCCGTCATGAATACTTTAGAAGAATCCTGTGTAATTTGCTGGGGTCCTGGGTAGAAGAAGGGAAAGTACCAAAAGATATGGCACTACTTGAGAAATACGTTCGCGGAATTTGCTACGAAAATGCGAAGCGGTATTTTTCCATCTAAGAACTGAAACTATAGGTAAGGAAGGTAATGAATATGGCACAACAAATTGGCGTTATTGGTTTAGCGGTTATGGGAAAAAATCTGGCTCTCAATATTGAGAGTAGAGGCTATTCCGTTTCTGTATTTAATCGTTCTCCCGAAAAAACAGAAGCTTTTTTGGAGGGCGAGGCAAAAGGTAAAAATTTTGTAGGAGCTACCAGTATTGAAGAATTCGTTAATTCATTGGAAAAGCCACGCAAAATTTTATTAATGGTTAAAGCAGGTCCTGCAACAGATGCAACCATCGAGTCACTGCAACCATACTTGGCAAAAGGTGATGTTCTGATTGATGGTGGAAACACATTATTTGAGGACACCATTCGCCGTAATAAAGAACTTGAAAAAACAGGCATCCATTTCATTGGAACCGGGGTGTCCGGTGGGGAAGAGGGCGCTCTGAATGGTCCCTCGATTATGCCTGGTGGTCAAAAGCAAGCTTATGATCTTGTAGCACCTATTTTCGAAGCTATTTCAGCAAAAGTGGATGGCGATCCTTGTACAACTTACATCGGTCCTGATGGTGCCGGCCATTTCGTGAAAATGGTTCATAATGGAATTGAATATGGCGATATGCAATTAATCTCTGAAGCGTATTACATTCTAAAACATGTGCTTGGCCTTGATACACAAGAACTTCACGAGGTATTTTCCGAGTGGAATAAAGGTGAATTGGATAGCTACCTGATTGAAATCACGGCAGACATCTTTACAAAAACAGATGACGAAACAGGCAAGCCGCTTGTTGATGTGATTTTAGATACAGCAGGTCAAAAGGGCACCGGAAAATGGACGAGCAAGAATGCCTTGGATTTAGGCGTACCACTTCCTTTGATTACAGAATCTGTATTTGCCCGTTTTATTTCTGCGATGAAAGAAGAGCGTGTAAAAGCAAGCAAGGTATTAAGCGGCCCGGTAGTTTCAACATTTGAAGGTAATAAAAATGAATTAATTGAAGCGGTACGGAAAGCACTGTACATGAGTAAAATTGTGTCTTATGCGCAAGGATTTGCTCAAATGCGTGCACAATCGGAAGAGAATGACTGGAATCTGCGTTATGGGGATATTGCAATGATTTGGCGTGGAGGCTGCATTATTCGTGCCAACTTCCTGCAAAAAATCAAAGAAGCATATGACCGTGAACCAAGCTTAACGAACCTATTGCTGGATCCTTATTTCAAGGAAATTGTGGAAGGTTATCAGTCTGCATTGCGTGAAGTTGTTTCCGTAGCGGTGAAACATGGGATTGCTGTACCATCATTCTCTAGTGCAATCGCATATTATGACAGCTATCGCTCGGAAGATTTGCCAGCTAATCTATTGCAGGCACAGCGCGATTACTTTGGTGCACATACGTATCAGCGTAAGGATAAAGAAGGCGTCTTTCATACAAACTGGGTTTAAGGATAAAAGAACTCCCCAATCTACATTGATTGGGGAGTTCTTTTATGATTCGGATGGGGCCATACTGCTATCCGAATACGTAAAGACAAGCGGGGCCGAGCTCGAGCGGGGAGTGTCTCAGGTCGAGCGAGAGGTAGCTCAACTCGAGCGAGAAGAGTATCAACTCAAGCGAGAGCGCAGTCCTCGCTCGGGCAGGAGTAGTTGTCGCTCGAATGAACCCAGTCCCCGCTCGAGTAGGAGTATCTGTTGCACGAGTGAGCCCTCTTCTCGCTCGAGTGATCGCGAACTTTTCCCGGTCGAGCACCAAGTTGATGAACTCGAGCGACAGCCCGTCCCCCGCTCGAATAGTAGAACTCCTGTCCTTCTACAGGCTAAAACCTATTGCACTGATTGCCCCATCTTCCTATCTGACGGGATATGATTTTCTGCTATATTTAAAAATAGCTCGGGAACTTCCAGGAATCGCTGAATCGCTAATGCACTTGCTCCCATTACACATGCTTTACTTCCAAGCTCAGATAGCGTGATTTCACGGTACTGACTCATGTTTGAGGTAAGATTGTTTTTAATTTCATTTATGACATTTGGAAATATTTGCAGGACTTCACAATTCAGGACAATTGTTTCCGGATTGTACAAATTGATCGTATTATTCAGCCCGATGGAGAGATAGGCGATATAATCATCCATCTGTTCAAAGGTGGCTGGATCCTGATTTGCGATTAATTTTTTCATATCTTTATGTGTGATTGTCGGCCTATTAAGTCTTTCAGCTAATTGCGCAAATAGACTGGGCTCTGAATTATACATTTCCCAACAACCGTGATTGCCGCATCTACAAGCCTTGCCACCTGGTGAAATAATCATATGTCCCATTTCACCCGCATACCCATGGTAACCCTTGTGAAGCACGCCATCTAGCATCATCCCGGCACCAATACCTGAGGATAAATTGATCGCAAGCAAATTATCGCTTTGATGATGTTTATATACTCTCTCCGCATATGCTGATAGGTTAGCACTGTTTTCAATTGAAATGTTTATATTTACTTCCTTTTCCAGATCGGCTTTGATGTTTTTATTATGCCATTGAAATTTCGGGACAAAATTAATATGCTCATCAATATTCACTGTTCCATGAATCCCGATCATGACACCAACCAATCCATAGCGGCTGTCGGTACATTTCTTGTTATATATGTTGATTTGCTTGGCCAGGGTTTGAACAATTTGGTGATAGTCTTCCGTCTTCGGGATAGCTATTTCACTGTGGACAGGATAGCCTAGTAAATCGGATACCGTATATTGTATTTTTGTATAATCAAGATCGATGCCAAGCACATATCCAGCTTTTCGATTAATGGATAGCATAATTGGTCTTCTGCCGATCGCATTATGCTCCTGCTGTGTTTCATAAATTAATTCTTCTTCTAATAAATTAGCAACCTGAACAGAGATTGTTGCCTTATTTAAGCCGGTTAGCTTAGATAAATCTGCCCGTGAAATCATCCCATGTTCAATAATCCGTTGTAAAATAACACTTCTGTTGATTTTTTTTATATAAGCCCCATCGCCTGTAACCATTTGTATCCCCCTTAATTTCCATCGTGCATTTGTGACTTTAGGTAACCGTTGTCATTTCGTTTGCGTACGCAGTAGATTTATTGACGCTAATGTACAACAGTGATATTCTTACATTAATTATAACCTTAATTTGTTTGGTGGACAAATTAAATAAATTAAGTTAAGAAATAGCCTACGTAACCTTGTGTATAACATGTAGTGAAAGGGTTTGCAAAATAACATAGGTATAAAATAAATGCAATATTTTATTGGTATATACATTATAACAGAAAAAGGGGATTTTGAAATGAAAATTCTTTATTTTGATTGCTTTTCTGGGATCAGCGGCGATATGGTCATTGGTTCTCTGATTGATGCAGGAGCAGATATGACTGTATTGGAGAGTGAATTAAAGAAGCTTCAAATAGATGACGAGTATGAACTGAAACAGAAAATAGTTGTGAAAAACGGCATCACCAGCACGAAATTTGATGTGGTATTGTTGAATGAGGAGCCTTCTCATCATGACTACGGGCACGAGCATAGTCATGAGCATCATCATGATCACGGTCATAAGCACAACCACGAACACCATCATGACCACAGTCATGAGCATAACCATTCGCATGATCATCATCACCATGATCATCGTTCCTACCGCGACATCGTACAGCTCATTGAAGCAGCAGATTTCCCGGAGCGGGTAAAGGATACAGCATTGAAAATTTTCAAGAAGATAGGAGAAGCGGAAGGAAAAATTCATGGGATGCCGCTTGAGGATGTCCATTTTCATGAGGTTGGAGCAGTTGACTCCATTATTGATATCGTTGGAGCGGCAATATTAATTCACGATCTCGAAATAGAAACATTCAAGGCGTCCCCAATTCCAGTAGGCTCCGGGAAAATTCATATTGACCATGGTGTTTATCCAGTTCCCGCACCAGCGACGCTCGAAATTTTACAAGGTGTACCATTAGCGCACAGTGATTTGAAAGCCGAGCTGACGACACCAACAGGAGCGGCTATTATAGCAGTTCTTGCAGAGGAATTTTCCAATACGCCATCCATGAAAGTAAATCGAATAGGCTATGGGGCCGGGACAAAGACATTTAAAGATCATCCAAATGTGCTTCGCGTTATGATAGGTGAATAATTTTTACGAAAAGAGGGAGAAAAAAGTGAAAATTGCTTTGATCGCGCATGATAAAAAGAAAGATGACATTGTTCAGTTTGCCGGGGCCTATAAATACAGCCTGAAAAAACATGAACTCTATGCGACAGGTACAACTGGACTGAGAATTGCAGAAAATACAGGATTATCACTTCATCGGTTTCAATCAGGGCCGCTCGGCGGGGACCAGCAAATCGGTTCCATGGTAGCGGAGAATCAAATGGACATGATTATCTTCTTTCGTGATCCGTTGACTGCACAACCGCATGAACCGGATATTTCTGCGTTAATGCGGCTTTGTGATGTGTATAACATACCTTTGGCAACGAATATGGGGTCTGCGGAGGTTTTAATTCATGCATTGGAGCGCGGAGATTTGAAGTGGAGAGAAATTATTCATGAAAAGAAAGATACATAGATTTGTAGAAATGGGATTAATAAAGCGAGGGCAGACCTTGCATTATTAGTCCTATTTTTGCAATTAAAATCCTATTTTATAACAGGTTATTTTCTTATAATAGAAATGCAAACACTTACATCGCAAATTAATTCATAAACAAATGAAAACGGATTCGAAATCGTCAAAAAATATACAAGGGAGAGTTGAATATGCAAAAAGTACGATTAGGTATTATAGGTTTTGGTGCACAAGGTGGCGCATACGCAGGGTTTATCATGGAAGGAAGAGTACCAAACATGGAGGTCGCTGCTATTTGCGACATTGATCCAGAGAAAAAAGCAGCAGCCGAAGAAAAGTATCCGGATGTTCCATTTTACGATAACTATATCGATATGCTGGAAAGTGGCAACATAGATGCAGTGGTTACTTGTGTACCGCACTATCTGCATCCGGAAATGGGTATTGAATCATTAAAGAGAGATATCCATGCGTTAGTTGAAAAGCCAGCTGGTGTTTATACAAAACAGGTCAAAGAATTAAATGAATTTGCGGTAACAAAGCCGGAAGTAACGTTCGGCATTATGTTCAACCAACGAACAAATGAACTCTATCAAAAAGTGAAAGAAGTTATTGATAATGGGGAAATTGGGGCTATCCGCCGGACAAACTGGATTATTACCTCGTGGTGGAGACCACAAGGCTATTATGATCAAAGCGCATGGAGAGCAACATGGGAAGGTGAAGGCGGCGGTGTACTTGTGAATCAGGCGCCACATCAGCTTGACCTGCTTCAATGGATTGCCGGCATGCCGAAGAAAGTATATTCCAATGTGAAATATGGTTATCAAAGAGATATTGCTGTAGAAGATGAAGTAACCGCAATGCTTGATTATGGCAATGGCGCAACAGGCGTATTTATTACCGCCACACACGATGTGATGGGTACAGACCGATTCGAAATCCATGGAGATAAAGGGAAAATTGTTGTTGATGATAGTAAGACTGTAACTATTAAACGGCTTAAAACACCGGAATCCGAAATGAGTGCAACGATGAGTATGCAGGATGTAGCGAGCATTTTCATGGGTGGTGACACAGGCGATATTTATGAGGAAGAAGTACTGGAGTTTGAAAGTGTATGGGGCGCACAGCACACAGCTGTTATGGAAAACTTCGCAGCAAATGTTTTAGATGGAACGCCACTACTTGCTCCTGGTAGTGATGGTATTAATGGTGTTGCATTGGCGAACGCTATTCATCTATCAAGCTGGTTAGGCAAAGAAGTCGATCTCCCAGTAGATGAGGATTTATATTTAGAGGAATTGAATAAGAAGATTGCAGAAGAGAAAAAATAATACGTCGTGGAGAGCGATAGAATCGATCGGTTGGGGGAGAATTAACCGGAGAGCAATAAGAATCAACCCGAGAAAAAGGGGGCGAGTTAATGCTGAACGTAGCTGTTATAGGTCTTGGAGATATATCTAAAATTCATCTTCCTGTTATTGAGAATAATCCGGATGCCCGATTAGTGGCGGTATGTGATAGTGATGAATCATTAAAAAACACTGCACCTGAAGCAACTTTTTACACCGATTATCAGGACATGCTGGAGAATGAAGCATTGGATTGTGTCCATGTTTGTTTGCCACATCACCTACATTATCCTGTGACAAAAGCTTGTGTTGAAAAGGGTGTACATGTCCTTCAGGAAAAGCCATTGGCGAGGAACGCAGAAGAGGGCATGGCTTTAGTAGAATTGGAAGAAAAATACCCGGACGTGAAAATAGGTGTTGCTTTTCAAAACCGCCTCAATGAGACCTTCGAAAAACTGATGGAAATACTTGAAAGCGGAGAGTATGGGAAGGTTACTGGCTTGAAAGGCCTGGTAACCTGGTTTAGACCGAAAGCTTATTATGATGTGAAACCATGGCGGGGGCAAATGAGGTGTTCCGGCGGTGGCGTCATGATTAATCAGGCCATTCATACCTTGGATTTAATGCAGCTTGTCGGCGGGGAAATTGAAACGATAAGAGGAACCGTTGATAATTTATTTGATTATGGGTATGAAGTAGAAGATACGGCTGTGGCCAATATTCAATTCAAAAGTGGTGCTACAGGTTTATTTTTTGCCACAAATACAAATGCGGCAAATTCCAGCGTGGAGTTTCAGGTTCTTTTGGAAAAAGGGAAATTAACGATTAAAGATAGTATCTTAACGAAGAAGAATGAAGAGGGTAAGAAGGAAAAGGTTATTGAAGATGCGAAGTTGCCTGGCGCGAAATTTTATTATGGGGCAAGCCATTCGAAATTAATTAATCAATTTTATGATTGTATCGAAAATGACACCCGGGATTATATCCATGCGAAAGACGCACAAATATCGATGGAAATGATTAGCGCAATTCGTAGGTCATCTGAAATTAAAAAAGAAATAAAGATGGAGGTATACCAATGAGACAAGGCAAAATCGGCGTACAGATGATGATGTTGAAAGGGAAAGTGGAAGAGCTCGGCGCCTATGAAACAATGAAACAATTGAACAAGCTTGGCTTTGGTGCTGTGGAAGTTTCGCAAATTCCAATGACAGAAGACAATGTAGCAGAATTAAAACGGGCGAGTGAAGATTTTAATATTAAGATCGCAGCAATGTCTTCCCCTTTAGAGCCAATGTTACCTGGTGCTCCCGGAGAAACACTAACAGACGATTTTGATAAGATTGTTAATGATTGTAAAACACTAGATTGCAATTTCCTTCGTATTGGGATGCTTCCATTAAACATTATGGGCAACAAGGATCAGATAATGGAATTTATCAAGCGAGCGGAAGCAATGGCAGCGCGCTTAGCAGAGCATGGAATCGAATTGTATTACCATACACACCATATCGAATTCCAAAAATACGACGGCGAATATTTACTTGACCTGATGAAAAATAATACGTCCAAGCTTGGCTTTGAATTAGATGTCCATTGGATTCAAAGGGCTGGCGAAGAACCTGTACAAATTATTAAAAACTATAAAGACAGAGTCTCCCTATTACATTTGAAAGATTATCGTATTGGTGAATTGGATATTCAAGAGGAAGATCTTCAAGATATGGGCAAATTTTTCGGTAAATTTACCGATCTGATTGAATTTGCGGAAATAGGCGAAGGAAATATTGATATGAATGCGGTAATTGACGCTGGCCTTGAAAGCGGCGCTCAGTATTTCTTAATCGAGCAGGATGATACGTACGGACGGGATCCGTTTGACTCTCTGAAAATATCTGCGGAGAACTTGAGAAAACTCGGATATGCGGACTGGTTCTAGAATGTTACAAGGAGTGATGATATGAGTAAAGACGGCATGAATTATGCGCCAAAAGGCAAGCCCAATCCGGTTGTTAAAGAAGGAGAATTTCAGGTTGCAGCAGCTGCACTTGATCATGGCCATATAAACGGCATGTGTAATGGATTAGTAGAAGCAGGTGCCACATTAAAATGGGTATATGATCCGGACCAGGAAAAGGTGAATGATTTTGTTGAACAATTTCCTGGAGTTGAAGTGGCAGACTCCCTCGAGCAAATTTTAAATGATGAATCTATCAAGCTAGTAGCAGCGGCAGCTATTCCATCAGAAAGAAGTGCGCTTGGCAATAAGGTGATGGAAGCGGGAAAAGATTATTTCACGGATAAAACTCCTTTTACAACCAAAGCACAACTGGAAGAAACGAAACGTGTCGTGGAGCGAACCGGCCAAAAATATATGGTGTATTTCAGTGAGCGCCTCCATGTCGAGGGTGCTGTATTCGCAGGTGACTTAATCAAAGATGGAGCAATTGGAAAAGTTATTCAGGTGACTGGCTTTGGGCCGCATCGTCTGAATGCGCCAAGTCGTCCGGATTGGTTCTTTAATAAAGAACAATATGGTGGTATTCTATGTGATATCGGGAGTCATCAAATTGAGCAGTTCCTCTATTATGCAGGCTGTGAGGATGCGGAAATTCTGCATAGTAAAGTAGGTAATTATAATAATCCCGATCACCCGGAACTGGAGGATTATGGTGATGCGACATTAGTTGGTGATAATGGGGCAACACAAATTTTCAAAGTAGATTGGTTCACACCGGATGGATTGAGCACATGGGGTGATGGACGTACCTTTATTACTGGAACAGAAGGAACGATTGAAATTCGTAAATACGTGGACGTGGCGCGCGAGGAATCAGGCGACCATCTTTATCTAGTGAACAAGGACGGGGAAAGGCATTACGCACTATCAGGTGAGGTAGGCTTTCCATTCTTCGGAGCATTTATCAAAGATTGTATGAATCGTACCGAAAATGCAATGACGCAGGAGCATGCCTTTAAAGCTGCGGAATTGTGCTTGGAGGCGCAGGAGCAAGCTGTTGTTGTGACTTAAGGTTGTAACAATAAGGTTTAGATTACTTACAGATATTTAAATTTGTAATGTGGTTGAGCATTGAATTGCAAAGCAATTTGATGCTCTTCTTTTTTAAAAAGCTAGTGATGTTATTCCATGTACCATGCTTCGAAACTAATCATTGAAAAAAGGACCGGGCGGGGTGTGCCCGGTTTTGCTTATATCCTAAACTATAAATACAGTTCACTCCATCGTAATTTAGCTTCTTCCTTTAGGCTGTTAATATGTTCTGTTATTACATTTGAAAAAGCAGAAAAATCACGTTCCCTCATTGCTTCGTATAAACGCCAGTGGTCTGTATGTCTTTTCGTTGTGCTTTCAAGCGAGGTAGAGTGGACGATACGGGACAAGGACACATGGGTGTTTAACGAGGAAAATAGTTCTTTTATTTTATTATTTCCTGTCCATTCTATTAAAGTCATGTGAAATTGCCGATCTATCTTATTATAGGTCTCAAAAGGAAAGGGAGTAGCTTCGAGGAGTGAATCCATCTCCTGGATGATTTGTCCCCAATTTTCCACTTTATTTGCTGGAATAGTTTGAATCACTTGCTTGGCAGCCCATAATTCAATCATTAATCGAGCATCAAGCACCTCAATAAATTCAGTAAAATTTAGTTCTGTTACGTAAGTACCTTTACGAGGGATGATCTCTAGTAATCCATCATAGACAAGTTGATTGATTGCATCTTTTACAGGAGAGCGGCTTACACCAAATCCATCTGCTAACTTATGAATATCTAACTTATCACCAGGTCTATGCTCTCCAGCAATTATTTTACTACGTAGTACATCGTATACCTGACTAGTCAAAAGAGAAGTTTCGATTTTCGTCATGATTTTATCCCCCTTCATCAATTTTAATACGTTGTTCCCGCTCAGATAACTCTATCAATACCAATTATTATATATTGTTTTATAAAAAAAGAAAATGCATCTTACTTAAAGCTGTTGACATCCTATTAATAAATATTGTACTCTATTTAGTGTGATATGTGAAATGTCACATGTTACATTTCACATTTAAAGAAAGCGATTTCGATAATATTATCCGTTTATTAAATGTCGCTTTGGACAGGGAGTACCAACGATAGAAGTCTTAATAATACAAGACAAGGAATGAGAGCCAATAATTTTTTTTACGAATAATTTCTTTGTTATGAATGAAAGGGATTACAGATTCTATTAAAACGTAGGGGGTATAAATAAGATGAAAGCAGCTTGTATTCCAAAAGCAAATA is part of the Virgibacillus sp. NKC19-16 genome and harbors:
- a CDS encoding LarC family nickel insertion protein encodes the protein MKILYFDCFSGISGDMVIGSLIDAGADMTVLESELKKLQIDDEYELKQKIVVKNGITSTKFDVVLLNEEPSHHDYGHEHSHEHHHDHGHKHNHEHHHDHSHEHNHSHDHHHHDHRSYRDIVQLIEAADFPERVKDTALKIFKKIGEAEGKIHGMPLEDVHFHEVGAVDSIIDIVGAAILIHDLEIETFKASPIPVGSGKIHIDHGVYPVPAPATLEILQGVPLAHSDLKAELTTPTGAAIIAVLAEEFSNTPSMKVNRIGYGAGTKTFKDHPNVLRVMIGE
- a CDS encoding GntR family transcriptional regulator yields the protein MTKIETSLLTSQVYDVLRSKIIAGEHRPGDKLDIHKLADGFGVSRSPVKDAINQLVYDGLLEIIPRKGTYVTELNFTEFIEVLDARLMIELWAAKQVIQTIPANKVENWGQIIQEMDSLLEATPFPFETYNKIDRQFHMTLIEWTGNNKIKELFSSLNTHVSLSRIVHSTSLESTTKRHTDHWRLYEAMRERDFSAFSNVITEHINSLKEEAKLRWSELYL
- a CDS encoding Gfo/Idh/MocA family protein encodes the protein MLNVAVIGLGDISKIHLPVIENNPDARLVAVCDSDESLKNTAPEATFYTDYQDMLENEALDCVHVCLPHHLHYPVTKACVEKGVHVLQEKPLARNAEEGMALVELEEKYPDVKIGVAFQNRLNETFEKLMEILESGEYGKVTGLKGLVTWFRPKAYYDVKPWRGQMRCSGGGVMINQAIHTLDLMQLVGGEIETIRGTVDNLFDYGYEVEDTAVANIQFKSGATGLFFATNTNAANSSVEFQVLLEKGKLTIKDSILTKKNEEGKKEKVIEDAKLPGAKFYYGASHSKLINQFYDCIENDTRDYIHAKDAQISMEMISAIRRSSEIKKEIKMEVYQ
- a CDS encoding Gfo/Idh/MocA family protein gives rise to the protein MQKVRLGIIGFGAQGGAYAGFIMEGRVPNMEVAAICDIDPEKKAAAEEKYPDVPFYDNYIDMLESGNIDAVVTCVPHYLHPEMGIESLKRDIHALVEKPAGVYTKQVKELNEFAVTKPEVTFGIMFNQRTNELYQKVKEVIDNGEIGAIRRTNWIITSWWRPQGYYDQSAWRATWEGEGGGVLVNQAPHQLDLLQWIAGMPKKVYSNVKYGYQRDIAVEDEVTAMLDYGNGATGVFITATHDVMGTDRFEIHGDKGKIVVDDSKTVTIKRLKTPESEMSATMSMQDVASIFMGGDTGDIYEEEVLEFESVWGAQHTAVMENFAANVLDGTPLLAPGSDGINGVALANAIHLSSWLGKEVDLPVDEDLYLEELNKKIAEEKK
- the gndA gene encoding NADP-dependent phosphogluconate dehydrogenase: MAQQIGVIGLAVMGKNLALNIESRGYSVSVFNRSPEKTEAFLEGEAKGKNFVGATSIEEFVNSLEKPRKILLMVKAGPATDATIESLQPYLAKGDVLIDGGNTLFEDTIRRNKELEKTGIHFIGTGVSGGEEGALNGPSIMPGGQKQAYDLVAPIFEAISAKVDGDPCTTYIGPDGAGHFVKMVHNGIEYGDMQLISEAYYILKHVLGLDTQELHEVFSEWNKGELDSYLIEITADIFTKTDDETGKPLVDVILDTAGQKGTGKWTSKNALDLGVPLPLITESVFARFISAMKEERVKASKVLSGPVVSTFEGNKNELIEAVRKALYMSKIVSYAQGFAQMRAQSEENDWNLRYGDIAMIWRGGCIIRANFLQKIKEAYDREPSLTNLLLDPYFKEIVEGYQSALREVVSVAVKHGIAVPSFSSAIAYYDSYRSEDLPANLLQAQRDYFGAHTYQRKDKEGVFHTNWV
- a CDS encoding ROK family transcriptional regulator; this translates as MVTGDGAYIKKINRSVILQRIIEHGMISRADLSKLTGLNKATISVQVANLLEEELIYETQQEHNAIGRRPIMLSINRKAGYVLGIDLDYTKIQYTVSDLLGYPVHSEIAIPKTEDYHQIVQTLAKQINIYNKKCTDSRYGLVGVMIGIHGTVNIDEHINFVPKFQWHNKNIKADLEKEVNINISIENSANLSAYAERVYKHHQSDNLLAINLSSGIGAGMMLDGVLHKGYHGYAGEMGHMIISPGGKACRCGNHGCWEMYNSEPSLFAQLAERLNRPTITHKDMKKLIANQDPATFEQMDDYIAYLSIGLNNTINLYNPETIVLNCEVLQIFPNVINEIKNNLTSNMSQYREITLSELGSKACVMGASALAIQRFLEVPELFLNIAENHIPSDRKMGQSVQ
- the mgsA gene encoding methylglyoxal synthase, whose amino-acid sequence is MKIALIAHDKKKDDIVQFAGAYKYSLKKHELYATGTTGLRIAENTGLSLHRFQSGPLGGDQQIGSMVAENQMDMIIFFRDPLTAQPHEPDISALMRLCDVYNIPLATNMGSAEVLIHALERGDLKWREIIHEKKDT
- the uxaC gene encoding glucuronate isomerase, translated to MKTFITDDFLLYNETAKDLYHNTAKHLPIIDYHNHLNHDEILQDKNYNNLSEIWLAGDHYKWRAMRANGADEAYVTGDKSDYEKFLAWAKTVPNTFGNPLYHWTHLELLRYFDIDEVLNEESAPAIWEEANRKLRAPELSVRSMLKKDNVEFVGTTDDPTDDLANHIQLAKEGFSPKVSPSFRPDKGLGIEKDDFLPWVEKLGQVTSATIETYDAFLDALAKRVDYFDEHGCRSSDHGINVLYYEKASKDEVASVFAKRLKGEELSAKEVDQFKTYTLLSLGELYADKGWAMQLHISPLRNNNTKMFKKLGPDSGFDSINDPQIAEKLAALLDALEERDKLPKTILYSLNANHYDVLGAMAGNYQNAEIPGKVQFGTAWWFNDTIDGMENQMKTLANIGLISNFIGMLTDSRSFLSFSRHEYFRRILCNLLGSWVEEGKVPKDMALLEKYVRGICYENAKRYFSI
- a CDS encoding Gfo/Idh/MocA family protein, whose amino-acid sequence is MSKDGMNYAPKGKPNPVVKEGEFQVAAAALDHGHINGMCNGLVEAGATLKWVYDPDQEKVNDFVEQFPGVEVADSLEQILNDESIKLVAAAAIPSERSALGNKVMEAGKDYFTDKTPFTTKAQLEETKRVVERTGQKYMVYFSERLHVEGAVFAGDLIKDGAIGKVIQVTGFGPHRLNAPSRPDWFFNKEQYGGILCDIGSHQIEQFLYYAGCEDAEILHSKVGNYNNPDHPELEDYGDATLVGDNGATQIFKVDWFTPDGLSTWGDGRTFITGTEGTIEIRKYVDVAREESGDHLYLVNKDGERHYALSGEVGFPFFGAFIKDCMNRTENAMTQEHAFKAAELCLEAQEQAVVVT
- a CDS encoding sugar phosphate isomerase/epimerase family protein, which produces MRQGKIGVQMMMLKGKVEELGAYETMKQLNKLGFGAVEVSQIPMTEDNVAELKRASEDFNIKIAAMSSPLEPMLPGAPGETLTDDFDKIVNDCKTLDCNFLRIGMLPLNIMGNKDQIMEFIKRAEAMAARLAEHGIELYYHTHHIEFQKYDGEYLLDLMKNNTSKLGFELDVHWIQRAGEEPVQIIKNYKDRVSLLHLKDYRIGELDIQEEDLQDMGKFFGKFTDLIEFAEIGEGNIDMNAVIDAGLESGAQYFLIEQDDTYGRDPFDSLKISAENLRKLGYADWF